CAAAAAGAATCATTGAAGAGCACGGTGGAGAAGTATGGGCAGAAAGTCAAATTGGTGAATATACAAACATTTTTCTTTCATTAAATAAGAAATCAATAGTAAAGGTGACAAAATGAAAAAGGTTTTAATTATTGAAGATGATCAAAGTATCGCATTATTACAAAGAGATTATTTAGAAATAAATGATTTTGAAGTTGAAATAGAATCTAATGGAAAAAGCGGACTTCAAAAAGCTATATCGAATGAATATGATTTAATCATACTCGACTTAATGTTACCAGAATTAAATGGATTTGAAATATGTAAAAAAATCCGAGAAAGTAAAGACATTCCGATCCTAATTGTTTCAGCAAAAACAGAAGATATTGATAAAATTAGGGGTTTTGGTCTAGGGGCAGATGATTTTATCGTGAAACCATTTAGTCCAAGTGAATTAATAGCCAGAGTGAAAGCTCATCTTTCAAGGTATCAACGTTTAGCAAGTAAAGGTCAAATTAATGAAGAAGAAATTCAAATTAGAGGTCTTACAATTCAAAAAGATTCTAGAAAAGTTCTCGTTAATGGAGAAGAAAAAATATTCACAACGAAGGAATTTAACTTACTTACCTTTCTTGCTTCAAATCCAAATAAAGTATTTAGTAAAGAATTATTATTTGATCGAATTTGGGGATTTGAAACAGTTGGAGATATTTCTACTGTAACTGTTCATATCCGAAAAATCCGAGAAAAAATAGAAGTTGACCCGTCCAACCCAAATTATATTGAGACGATATGGGGAGCGGGATATCGGTTTAAAGTTTAAATTTCATTAATTTAAATTAAT
This genomic interval from Gottfriedia acidiceleris contains the following:
- a CDS encoding response regulator transcription factor; amino-acid sequence: MKKVLIIEDDQSIALLQRDYLEINDFEVEIESNGKSGLQKAISNEYDLIILDLMLPELNGFEICKKIRESKDIPILIVSAKTEDIDKIRGFGLGADDFIVKPFSPSELIARVKAHLSRYQRLASKGQINEEEIQIRGLTIQKDSRKVLVNGEEKIFTTKEFNLLTFLASNPNKVFSKELLFDRIWGFETVGDISTVTVHIRKIREKIEVDPSNPNYIETIWGAGYRFKV